CACGGTTCTTTTTAAGCCTCTCCCCGATACCATTCAGGACTGTGTCCTTCCAGTCTGCGGGGAGTTTCCAGTCCTCATTCAGCGGGGACCATTCCCTTGGGTTGGGAAACCCGACTTCTTCAAGATACTTCGGTCTTGTACCATAACAAAAGGTACCGGGCTTGAATTCAACGGGAACCTCCATCCATGGTTTTTCAGGAGGATTATAGTCTATCTTTACGAGCTCTTCCGGCTTTGGTGGTTTTGTTGGTTTAGTTGGTTTCGCCATTATCTCACTCCTTTTCTACTGGAATTCCAGCATCTTTCATTTTCTCCCTGAACTCATCCTCATATTCCTCGTATGTATGAACCTTAACCGGATAGTTCCATGGATTAACATGTCTCTTCATGCGGCTGTTATTGGCCAGGTTTCTTGTGGGACTGAGGAATACCCCTCCCATATGCATCAGTTTGCTGAAGGGGAAGTAGGCAAACAGGGAACTGATCAGAAACAGGTGAATATAGAAAATAACGCCGATCCCTGCGGGGATGTTAGGATTCAGAGTGGCCAACCCCAGGGTCAACTCCTTCACATGTATAATGTCAACCTTGAAAAAATACCGCATCAGGATACCCGATGTAGCGATACCCATAATAAGAAACAGCGGCAGATAGTCGGCAGGAAGGGAAATGTAACGAACCTGAGGGATAAAGACCCTTCTGAGAAAAAGATATGTCACGGCCAGCAACAGGATCACGCCGGTCATCAGGAGATGAGGAGTTCCTATCTGAAGAAAACCGTCAAGGCTGTCAATGATGTTTACAAAGAAAGGAACTGGTTGTGTGAAGAATCTCAGGTGCCTGATGATTACGATAAGCATTGACCAGTGAAATGCCAGACCTCCCAGCCAGAGCCACTTATTCGAACCATATACCAGCTTTGCCCCGTCGTCCCTCTGTTCGGTCTTCAGGTTTCTGAAAAGCGAACGGAATAACAGCACTTCCAGCGCCATTCTCCCGATAACGCCCATCGTGCCTGCCGGGCTTTCAAGTTTGCTGTACTTGATCCATGGAAGAGACTTCTCCTGGCCACAGGTTGTGGGGATATGGAAGGGCACCGGTGAACGGCTCCACTTTATGACGCGCAAAATTACTCCGAGTATAAATGTAGCAACAGCTGCATAGGGTATGATGGTTCCGAACAGAACATACAGGCCTGCCCCTTTTATTCCTGCCAGGGCAAGCAAAACGAGCACTATAACAACGAAAAAGGAAAGCAATGCGCCCATTTAGCAACCTCCTTTCACTTTTTATGATGTAAACTTTAAAAGCTTTTGATAGTCTATGTTAATCTTCCTGAATTTCTTTTACCAGATTTGCTCTCTGCAATAACCTGAAGGTCATCTTTTTAACCTCATTTGCCTTCAGATCGTAAACCTGCTCCCTGCATTTCATGTATACATCAAAGGAAACACGGACAAGATCGTCTATCCTGGACTCAAGTCTCAGCAGATCATCATACATTTGGTACTCACGAATCTCTCTTTGCAGCGATTCTCTGATCACTTTTTTCAGAAGGAAGATAAAGCCGATTGCCTCTGAGGGGGTAAAGTCCTGGATTGCCCTGACCCTGATAATGTTATCAAGAAAGGGAGAAACCTTGCCAGAACCGGCTTCCTCAAGAAGTTCATCAAACAGTTCCTCTATTCCCTCGGATATAGTATGTCCTACAGGATTTGCAAACTGATTTTTTTGTTTTTTCAAAAAACTTGAAGTATCAGAGGGATAGGTATCCACGATTAGGTCAAACCACTTTCTCAGTATGGCTGCTCTCTTCTCTGTAAGAAGACTTTTCAATTCCATAAACTTATATAGACCGCTCCTTTGGATATCAGATCAAAATCATTACAGACTTCTTGAATTCCATACGCGTAAGAGACTAAATGTGCTAATCAACAGTAGTCTGCTGCTACCTCTCCCGCCTTTTTAACATTTCCTGGCCACTTCCACCCTTGGAGCTATCTCTGCCTTAGAGTATTTTGTTCAAGGATGGTACCCCGGCAGACTCTACAGGGGGCACCCATCCTTAATTTAGACCGGGAATTATACGCAGCCGGTTGGTTTCGGCAATCCGGCATATCGACAGGCCTGCTTTGCAGGACCATCCGGGAATAGCTGATAAAGATATTTTGTGTTTCCCTTCTCCGGGCCCATGTTCTTCTTGATCTCTTTTACGAGAATCTTGATCATTGGAGCAATCTGGTATTTCTGATAATAATCCCTCAGGAAGTTGATTATCTCCCAGTGCTCATCCGTCAGCTCCTGGCCATCCTGATCAGCCATAATCTTGGCAAGTCCCGGAGTCCAGTCCTCAAGATTCTGCAGGTAGCCCTCTTCATCCACTTCAATCTGTTTGCCTTCAAACTCAATAGTCGGCATCTTTAAACCTCCTTATACTGTATTTTCTGGGAAAAATCCCGTCTGCTAACGTTAACTTTTTCAAGTTCACTAAAGGCAAAGGTTATAAACATTAATACACAAGCACCAAGATGGTCAAATTAAAAAAATTTATTATCTAATCATAAGTCTTTATTGTTATAATGACGTTGTCCTTACAGCTTTCAGTTATCCCTTTAAAGCACCCTCTCTGAGTTTTATAAAAATAAGCTTTGCGGATGGCACCCTGTCATCAGCCTGCCCTTTTTTTGGTAAGACCCTGTGCCTTCTCCAGTTATAATTCAGTATATTCTGAGTATAATCCTCATCCGGAATGAGCCCCCATGCCAGAGACCAGTCTTCCTTGCAGGCATATGTAAGGGCATCAACAAATGCCTCTCCGAGATTACGTCCGGTAGGGTCATATGCATAGACAGCCCCGCAAGGACAGACACCTCCCTGGAAGAATCCGAGATCCGTTGTAACATCATGAGGTCTTTCAAAGAACTCATGACAGAAAGGACACCTCGGTTCGCTCAGAACGCTCTTATCTTCTCTCTCTTTCATTTTTAAATGAACCGTTGATTATATAAACTCCTTTTTAAAGAAGTCAACTTACTATCAGTGGCTCTGCGAGCTCCCTTATTGTACGCTCTGTCAGCTCTCCGGCACAATAGACCTTAATTTTCGAGTTGTCATGAAGAAGCTCCCTGACAACTTCAGGCACCTTCACCTGCATTATCCTTTTAAGGCACTGTACTGTCAATAGGGCTCTCCCCCTGACTTTCGGATCCTTATCAACCAGGGCCCTCTTTAGCAGCCCTGCTGCAACATCCAATGGAACAGGTTTTCTCTCACTGATGCGACAGACGGCATAGAGAACACCTTCCCTGAATATCTCCTCATCAAAGAGCCCGATGATTATCGGGATAATGTCGTCGTAACTGTCAGGACAATGCCTTACTACCTCACCAAGCATCTCTATGGCAGACCACCCGATCCCGCCCGACTCCTCAGTGATAGACCATAGGAGTCTTTGAACAATAATCCTGCCCGCACCCGCGGATTTATCAGTGACCTCTTTGACGAGGGGGCCGATCGCCTCAATAGCACGCCAGGTCAGCATTGATTCCTTGTCATAGGAAAGGCTGATCAGTACGCTTATGGCTCGGGAATACTCTCCTGCCAGGGCAGAAAGCCCCCTTACATCACCCTTTACGAGCAGGGCGTTGACTCTTTTCTTAAGTTCCCTGTAGGACATATCCGGTTAAATATGAAAAGACAGGCTGTTGCATCATACAGAAGAGAGCCGCCTGCGGCTTTGTGCATGGTTGTGAGCCGCACTCAGCATACCCTCAACCCATTCTGGGCTGCCCAGGGCATGCAGGTGTGTATATGTTGCAAGGACATTCCTGTAAACAATCCCGTCTGACTTACCATCAATGCCCTTACCCCTGTTCATGGCAAAGACCATTTTAAGATTACTGTCATAATCCATAACCCTTGAATAATGAAACTCATGACCTTTTAAGGAAGTGCCCTTCTGAAAATAGGGATTATCCTCCTTCACCTCAACCATTGTGTATCCATGGGCCACAGGAGAAGTCTCCATTCTGAAGCTGATGGGCAGTATTGCAGTCATCGGGTATCTCTTTCCCCGAAACTCTATCTCCCTGCCAAGATACATAAGCCCGCCACACTCGGCATAAACCGGCAGGCCCTGCTCTACCGCATGCCTGAGGGAGGCCATAAACTTTTTATTCTCAGAAAGTGTTATGGCATTCGTCTCTGGGAACCCGCCGCCAATATACAGGGCATCAATATCCGGAAGAGACTCCTCGGTGATGGCACTTATCCCGACCAGTTCTGCTCCTGCACTCCGGAGGGCCTCTAAATTGTCAGGGTAATAAAACTGAAATGCCATGTCCTGGATGATGCCGATCCTTAAACTACGGGTTGCGGGTTGCGGGTTGCGGGTTGCGGGTTGGGAACTAAGAGTTGCGAGTTGCGGGGCACCACGGGCTATATCGAGGACCTTTTCGTAGTCCACGGCATCCCTGACAATCCTTCCCATTATCCCGATAGACTTCAGAACCTCAGGGTGCTCATGGTGGGGAGTAAGGCCCATATGCCTCTCTGGAAAACGCTCATCCTTCAGCCTTTGAATTGCTCCCAGTACCTTAACGGGTGTGTACTTCTCTACGGCTCCCCTTATTACAGTCTCATGCCTCCTGCCCGATATATTGTTGAGGATAATGCCCTTTAAATCAACCTCCGGGTCAAAGGCAATAACCCCCTGAATAATGGCTGCAAGAGTCCTTGTAACCTTTGTGCAGTCAACTATGAGAATAACCGGGGACTTCAGGAGTTTGGCAAGTTCCGCCGTACTAAAAGTGCCCTCCACATCCATTCCATCGTAAATTCCCCTGTTACCCTCTATCAGGGCACAGTCGGCACCATGGGAATGCAAAAGAAAGGATTGCAGGATTTTTTTATCCGGGAACAGATAGGGATCGAGGTTATAGCAGTTCGTATCTGCCGCAGATGCAAGCCATCCGGCATCAATGTAGTCAGGGCCTTTTTTAAAAGCACTTATCTTAAGCCCCGTGTCCTTAAAGACTTTAATAAGACCAAGGGAAAGGGTGGTTTTACCAG
This sequence is a window from Nitrospirota bacterium. Protein-coding genes within it:
- a CDS encoding RsbRD N-terminal domain-containing protein, with translation MELKSLLTEKRAAILRKWFDLIVDTYPSDTSSFLKKQKNQFANPVGHTISEGIEELFDELLEEAGSGKVSPFLDNIIRVRAIQDFTPSEAIGFIFLLKKVIRESLQREIREYQMYDDLLRLESRIDDLVRVSFDVYMKCREQVYDLKANEVKKMTFRLLQRANLVKEIQED
- the dsrM gene encoding sulfate reduction electron transfer complex DsrMKJOP subunit DsrM, whose protein sequence is MGALLSFFVVIVLVLLALAGIKGAGLYVLFGTIIPYAAVATFILGVILRVIKWSRSPVPFHIPTTCGQEKSLPWIKYSKLESPAGTMGVIGRMALEVLLFRSLFRNLKTEQRDDGAKLVYGSNKWLWLGGLAFHWSMLIVIIRHLRFFTQPVPFFVNIIDSLDGFLQIGTPHLLMTGVILLLAVTYLFLRRVFIPQVRYISLPADYLPLFLIMGIATSGILMRYFFKVDIIHVKELTLGLATLNPNIPAGIGVIFYIHLFLISSLFAYFPFSKLMHMGGVFLSPTRNLANNSRMKRHVNPWNYPVKVHTYEEYEDEFREKMKDAGIPVEKE
- a CDS encoding TusE/DsrC/DsvC family sulfur relay protein yields the protein MPTIEFEGKQIEVDEEGYLQNLEDWTPGLAKIMADQDGQELTDEHWEIINFLRDYYQKYQIAPMIKILVKEIKKNMGPEKGNTKYLYQLFPDGPAKQACRYAGLPKPTGCV
- a CDS encoding cobyrinate a,c-diamide synthase is translated as MINDKFMSSTVARVVIAGLRGGSGKTTLSLGLIKVFKDTGLKISAFKKGPDYIDAGWLASAADTNCYNLDPYLFPDKKILQSFLLHSHGADCALIEGNRGIYDGMDVEGTFSTAELAKLLKSPVILIVDCTKVTRTLAAIIQGVIAFDPEVDLKGIILNNISGRRHETVIRGAVEKYTPVKVLGAIQRLKDERFPERHMGLTPHHEHPEVLKSIGIMGRIVRDAVDYEKVLDIARGAPQLATLSSQPATRNPQPATRSLRIGIIQDMAFQFYYPDNLEALRSAGAELVGISAITEESLPDIDALYIGGGFPETNAITLSENKKFMASLRHAVEQGLPVYAECGGLMYLGREIEFRGKRYPMTAILPISFRMETSPVAHGYTMVEVKEDNPYFQKGTSLKGHEFHYSRVMDYDSNLKMVFAMNRGKGIDGKSDGIVYRNVLATYTHLHALGSPEWVEGMLSAAHNHAQSRRRLSSV